From the genome of Psychroserpens ponticola, one region includes:
- a CDS encoding HYC_CC_PP family protein — protein MKQFFHKIMSLTMAFVVLFSTMSFTLNMHYCGDTLVETAIFQKAKGCGMEMEKPSTEGCSITKKNCCDDEQLAIEGQDELQLQVDKITFEQHLFIASFVYTYINLFEGLENNVSTYEEYKPPLVIRQLYKIDETYLI, from the coding sequence ATGAAGCAATTTTTCCATAAAATAATGTCTTTAACAATGGCTTTTGTAGTGTTATTCTCTACAATGTCATTTACTTTGAATATGCATTATTGTGGAGATACGTTAGTAGAAACTGCTATCTTTCAAAAAGCCAAAGGGTGCGGAATGGAAATGGAAAAGCCTTCAACCGAAGGATGTTCTATTACCAAGAAAAATTGTTGTGATGATGAACAATTAGCAATTGAAGGTCAAGACGAATTGCAATTGCAAGTTGATAAAATCACGTTTGAGCAACACCTATTTATAGCTTCATTTGTTTACACTTACATTAACCTTTTTGAAGGTTTAGAAAATAACGTTTCTACTTACGAAGAATATAAACCGCCACTCGTCATAAGGCAACTCTACAAGATTGACGAAACATACTTAATTTGA
- a CDS encoding heavy metal translocating P-type ATPase, with product MKKKKVNLRDLKPDSEEQHSHDDGHDHSGNSSQIKAYIPAIISFTMLIIGIALDYFDVAFFKDWLRIVWYGIAYLPVGLPVVKEGWESIKKGDVFTEFFLMSIATIGAFIIGEYPEGVAVMLFYAVGELFQNAAVNRAKGNIKALLDVRPNEALVYRNNDYVSVSPETVEIGEKVQVRVGEKIPLDGILLSKKGSFNTAALTGESKPDTIAKGEKVFAGSINLDGVIEIETTKEFKDSSIARILDMVQNATARKSKTELFIRKFARIYTPIVVFLAIGVTFLPYFFVDDYVFRDWLYRALIFLVISCPCALVISIPLGYFGGLGAASKNGILFKGASFLDAMTKINTLVMDKTGTVTKGVFKIKEVKAIDWKETEFMQYLMAMEEQSTHPIAKAILEYKAEGEDFEAQDVSEIAGKGLRGIVNGKTVLVGNKALMTANNIEVPTETESIVESIVLVAIDNKFAGYVVIADELKEDAKETITALHKVGINNIMMLSGDKDSITQQVAKELNIKNAKGGLLPEDKLNEVEILKKNPANKIAFIGDGINDAPVLAASDVGIAMGGLGSDVAIETADVIIQTDQPSKVVKAIKISRSTRKIVWQNIILAFGVKVIVLILGAGGLATMWEAVFADVGVALLAILNAVRLQKMTWD from the coding sequence ATGAAAAAAAAGAAAGTCAATTTAAGAGATTTAAAACCAGATTCAGAAGAACAACATAGTCACGATGATGGTCACGATCATAGTGGCAATTCAAGTCAAATTAAAGCCTATATTCCAGCAATCATAAGTTTTACAATGCTAATTATTGGCATTGCTTTAGATTATTTTGATGTTGCATTTTTTAAAGATTGGTTGCGTATTGTATGGTATGGTATAGCATATTTGCCAGTAGGTCTTCCTGTAGTAAAAGAAGGATGGGAAAGTATTAAAAAAGGAGATGTGTTTACAGAGTTCTTTTTAATGTCCATTGCTACTATTGGTGCGTTTATTATTGGCGAATATCCTGAAGGTGTTGCAGTAATGTTGTTTTACGCAGTTGGGGAACTATTTCAAAATGCAGCTGTTAACAGAGCAAAAGGAAATATAAAAGCCTTACTTGATGTAAGACCAAATGAAGCTCTGGTATATCGCAACAATGATTATGTGTCTGTGAGTCCAGAAACGGTTGAAATTGGCGAAAAAGTGCAAGTGCGTGTGGGAGAAAAAATTCCTTTAGATGGTATTCTACTTTCCAAAAAAGGTTCATTCAACACAGCTGCATTAACAGGAGAAAGTAAACCTGATACGATTGCAAAAGGTGAAAAAGTTTTTGCAGGCAGCATTAATTTGGACGGTGTAATTGAAATAGAAACCACCAAAGAATTTAAAGACAGTTCCATTGCAAGAATTTTGGATATGGTACAGAACGCCACAGCTCGAAAATCTAAAACAGAATTATTCATTAGAAAATTTGCACGTATCTACACGCCAATAGTTGTGTTTTTAGCAATAGGTGTTACGTTTCTACCATACTTTTTTGTAGATGATTATGTCTTTAGAGATTGGTTATACAGAGCTTTAATTTTTCTTGTGATTTCTTGTCCTTGTGCTTTGGTAATTTCTATTCCATTGGGTTATTTCGGAGGATTGGGAGCAGCTTCAAAAAACGGAATTTTATTTAAAGGAGCTTCGTTTTTAGATGCAATGACCAAAATAAACACCTTGGTAATGGATAAGACAGGAACGGTTACCAAAGGAGTTTTCAAAATCAAAGAAGTAAAAGCAATTGATTGGAAAGAAACCGAATTTATGCAATATTTAATGGCGATGGAAGAGCAATCCACGCATCCAATTGCTAAAGCAATTTTAGAGTATAAAGCAGAAGGAGAAGATTTTGAAGCACAAGACGTTTCTGAAATTGCAGGAAAAGGTTTAAGAGGCATTGTAAATGGTAAAACAGTTTTAGTAGGAAATAAAGCCTTAATGACTGCCAATAATATTGAGGTTCCAACGGAAACGGAATCTATTGTAGAATCTATAGTTTTAGTAGCAATAGATAATAAGTTCGCTGGTTATGTGGTAATAGCAGACGAATTAAAAGAAGATGCCAAAGAAACAATTACAGCCTTACATAAAGTTGGTATTAATAATATAATGATGCTTTCTGGAGATAAAGATTCCATTACCCAACAAGTCGCAAAAGAATTGAATATTAAAAATGCTAAAGGTGGATTATTACCAGAAGATAAATTAAACGAAGTTGAAATTTTAAAGAAAAATCCAGCAAACAAAATAGCTTTTATAGGTGATGGTATTAATGACGCACCAGTTTTAGCAGCAAGTGATGTAGGGATCGCAATGGGTGGTTTAGGAAGTGATGTAGCTATTGAAACAGCAGATGTTATTATTCAAACAGACCAACCTTCAAAAGTGGTAAAGGCGATTAAAATAAGTCGTTCCACAAGAAAAATTGTTTGGCAAAATATTATTTTGGCATTTGGTGTCAAAGTAATTGTATTGATTTTAGGAGCAGGAGGTTTGGCAACAATGTGGGAAGCAGTTTTTGCAGATGTTGGTGTTGCACTTTTAGCAATATTAAATGCGGTTCGCTTGCAGAAAATGACTTGGGATTAA
- a CDS encoding DUF3703 domain-containing protein produces the protein MKLNYKIPKYLKDAYNKELGLYEVALANSDFTNAWYHLERSHIIGQSYPIEHTYSHWLMLKFGLMQKNTKEVFGQIIRLIVGGWKSFINHIPIGNTGGANVPPLKRMPIPNDIKNLFNSK, from the coding sequence ATGAAACTGAATTATAAAATACCAAAGTATTTAAAAGATGCTTATAATAAAGAACTTGGTTTATATGAAGTTGCTTTGGCTAACAGTGATTTTACTAATGCGTGGTATCATTTAGAAAGAAGTCACATTATAGGTCAATCTTATCCTATTGAGCATACCTATTCACATTGGTTAATGCTAAAGTTTGGCTTAATGCAAAAAAACACCAAAGAAGTATTTGGACAAATAATAAGATTAATTGTTGGAGGTTGGAAATCGTTCATTAATCACATACCAATCGGCAATACAGGAGGTGCAAATGTACCACCATTAAAACGTATGCCTATTCCTAATGATATTAAAAATTTATTCAATTCAAAATGA
- a CDS encoding Fur family transcriptional regulator, with the protein MQTIEQFLESKDIRVTAMRLLIYKFLANKQIAVTLSDIENAFEKADRTTLYRTIKTFEEKAIVHQIDDGTGITKYALCENGCNCEIETDLHLHFHCNNCNETICLTEHKIPLIKVPDGFVSENVNLVVKGICDKCSGQ; encoded by the coding sequence ATGCAAACAATAGAACAATTTTTAGAGTCAAAAGATATACGGGTTACGGCAATGCGTTTATTGATTTATAAGTTTCTTGCAAATAAACAAATAGCAGTAACATTAAGTGATATAGAAAATGCTTTTGAAAAAGCAGATAGAACCACATTGTACAGAACTATTAAAACATTTGAGGAAAAAGCGATAGTGCATCAAATAGACGATGGTACAGGAATTACTAAATATGCTCTGTGTGAAAACGGATGTAATTGTGAAATTGAAACTGATTTGCATTTGCATTTTCATTGCAATAACTGTAATGAAACTATTTGCTTAACAGAACATAAAATCCCTTTAATAAAAGTACCAGATGGTTTTGTGTCAGAAAACGTAAACTTGGTGGTAAAAGGTATTTGTGATAAATGTAGTGGACAATAA
- a CDS encoding efflux RND transporter periplasmic adaptor subunit has product MKNRLYKFLAIIMLSIFVSACGNKESHKEDNGNSHNEEQNTEENDDHKEDEEVMLSQQQFEALKMKIDTIASRNMSGYVEANGTLEVPPQNEAAITSVIGANVVSIEVIEGDKVNKGQVVAYLSHPNIIQMQTNYLNAYSDSNFLKKNYERQQKLYDAGVGSGANYQKAEAEYEASKAMVQGMAAQLQLLNISATSVRNGSIAQRISLRSPIEGYVQKVEVKTGQYVEPQTELFEIVNTHHVHADLMVFEKDVYKVKKGQKVTFNVQTMQDEELTAEIYSVSKTFEDNPKAVHVHAEIENKKGILIPGMYIQGKIQTENTKTMALPESAIVKEGDRFFVFSAEKENEDWSFKPIEVLLGAKDGNWIAVQFSVDIKPNTKFAYNNAYYLIAEMKKGETEHEH; this is encoded by the coding sequence ATGAAAAATAGATTATATAAATTTTTAGCCATAATAATGTTATCCATTTTTGTTTCTGCTTGCGGAAATAAAGAAAGCCACAAAGAAGACAATGGCAATTCGCATAACGAAGAACAAAATACTGAAGAAAACGATGACCATAAAGAAGACGAAGAAGTGATGCTTTCACAACAACAGTTTGAAGCCTTAAAAATGAAAATAGATACCATTGCTTCACGCAATATGAGTGGTTATGTGGAAGCCAATGGAACTTTAGAAGTACCACCACAAAACGAGGCTGCTATAACATCAGTAATTGGTGCTAATGTAGTTTCTATTGAAGTGATTGAAGGGGATAAAGTGAATAAAGGTCAAGTAGTGGCATATCTTTCACATCCAAATATTATTCAAATGCAAACCAATTATTTAAATGCCTATAGTGATAGTAATTTTTTAAAGAAGAATTATGAGCGTCAACAAAAATTGTACGATGCAGGTGTAGGATCTGGTGCAAATTACCAAAAAGCTGAAGCAGAATATGAAGCCTCAAAGGCAATGGTTCAAGGAATGGCAGCTCAATTACAATTATTAAATATTAGTGCAACGTCGGTTCGCAATGGTAGTATTGCACAACGTATTTCACTACGCAGTCCTATTGAAGGCTATGTGCAAAAAGTAGAAGTAAAAACAGGACAATATGTTGAACCTCAAACCGAACTCTTTGAAATAGTAAATACACATCACGTTCACGCTGATTTAATGGTGTTTGAAAAAGATGTGTATAAAGTTAAGAAAGGTCAAAAAGTAACCTTTAATGTACAAACAATGCAAGATGAAGAATTAACAGCTGAAATTTATTCGGTAAGTAAAACTTTCGAAGACAATCCTAAAGCGGTACACGTACACGCAGAAATTGAGAATAAAAAAGGCATTCTTATTCCTGGAATGTATATTCAAGGAAAAATCCAAACAGAAAATACGAAAACTATGGCGTTGCCCGAAAGTGCCATAGTAAAAGAAGGCGATAGGTTTTTCGTGTTTTCGGCGGAAAAAGAAAATGAAGACTGGAGTTTTAAACCTATAGAAGTGCTATTAGGGGCAAAAGATGGTAATTGGATAGCAGTTCAATTTTCTGTAGATATAAAGCCAAATACAAAATTCGCTTATAATAATGCTTACTACCTTATAGCAGAAATGAAAAAAGGCGAAACAGAACACGAACATTAA
- a CDS encoding CusA/CzcA family heavy metal efflux RND transporter: MINKIIDFSINNKFIIGLLTLTIVGAGIWSMTQVPIDAVPDITNNQVQVITQAPNLGTEDIEQFVTYPVEVAMSNLPDVKEIRSISRFGLSVVTIVFDDDMGTYLPRQLVAEKLNEVKEQIPSGFGEPTMGPISSGLGEIYQYTLKVKPEYKDKYSVTDLRTMQDWIVQRQMAMVEGVVEVNAIGGKIKQYEVAVDPNELKAIGLTITDVFEALEANNQNTGGAYIEKNHQANFIRGEGLVRSLEDIKKITVKNTNNIPITVGDIATVQFGAAIRYGALTQDGEGEVVGGLVMMLKGANSNDVIENVKVRMAQIEESLPEGVIIEPLLDRSKLIAETTSTVATNLIEGALIVIFVLIFLLGNWRGGLIVASTIPLSLLFAFILMNVFDVWANLMSLGAIDFGIIVDGAVIIVESTVFLIASQVLKKRKLTSKERDGVAANASKKMMNAAFFGQLIILIVFLPILALEGIEGKMFKPMALTFIFAMIGAMVLCLTYVPMMSALILRAPKSDKKSYGDKFVHWVERKYQPLLEKALKKGKLIIGVSVVLFGIAVFMFTRMGGEFIPQLDEGDIAFHAILKPGSSLTETIETTTKIEQIVKAKFPEVEKIVSRIGVAEIPTDPMPMDLADVFVILKPKGEWTTVETKDELIEKMKESVEIIPGVNYEFTQPIEMRFNELLEGVREDIAIKLYGEDINVLSQKTEEISKIIAGTDGIGDMKAEATTGLPQMTITYNRSKLAQYGLQINTLNQIVQSAFAGGIAGTIFEGEKRFDLVVRLSSHNRKDITDVQNLFINLPSGAQIPLREVADVSYKAGPMQISRDNTNRRTYVGINVRGRDVKSLVGEIKTKLDAQLELPSGYFIRYGGAFENLERASNRLQTVVPIALLLIFVLIYFALKSLPQTLMIYIAIPMATIGGVVALWLRDMPFSISAGVGFIVLFGVAVLNGLVMISGLNELKEEGVTNLKDRIIEGTKRRIRPIMLTAFTDVLGFLPMAISASAGAEVQRPLATVVIGGLLTSTLLTLFVLPILYHWVENKSFNFRTDKKVITVTAMVAFMFLLPITGNAQQINDSLPNISMQEAVKLAKENYPSLKQRQLEIDKQQQLKETAFDFGTTQIFTGGEEINNGTGIYTTIGVGQSNIDVFGISPKRKLQEQRIQLAQKAFQLSELDLELEVKKAWANALQSKRKYNLYKELDSIYTNFEKAVALNYEVEAISRLEYSAAKNQALQIQNKFMQSKSEYAIALQQLNLWLVSNEFYTVSDEIDIESEINVESFSLEAHPLYTISQLQVTEAEANYRAAKAENLPKFNLQGGLQKVNGNSGFYTYQAGISIPFLSGTTKAQVRTAKIDRQIAESNMQFKQKEVQSKFNQTKENYQKWKTSWLFYKNEVLPLIKEQKTGALFAYREGEIDYTAFTQLIKEAIQSELEAQTALANYLESTFQLQYFNQ; encoded by the coding sequence ATGATTAATAAAATCATTGATTTTTCAATCAATAACAAATTCATTATTGGTTTGCTAACGCTTACCATTGTTGGAGCAGGTATTTGGAGTATGACCCAAGTACCAATAGATGCTGTTCCAGATATTACCAATAACCAAGTTCAAGTCATTACGCAAGCCCCCAATTTAGGTACAGAGGATATTGAACAATTTGTAACCTACCCTGTGGAAGTTGCAATGAGCAACCTGCCTGATGTAAAGGAAATCCGTTCCATTTCTCGTTTTGGTTTATCTGTAGTTACTATAGTTTTTGACGATGATATGGGAACGTATCTACCACGTCAATTAGTAGCAGAAAAACTAAACGAAGTTAAAGAACAAATTCCGAGTGGTTTTGGCGAGCCAACTATGGGTCCTATTTCTTCAGGTTTAGGAGAAATTTATCAATACACACTTAAAGTAAAACCAGAGTATAAAGACAAATATTCGGTTACTGATTTGCGTACAATGCAAGATTGGATTGTACAGCGTCAAATGGCTATGGTAGAAGGTGTAGTTGAGGTAAACGCCATAGGTGGAAAAATTAAGCAATACGAAGTTGCTGTAGACCCAAACGAATTAAAAGCTATTGGTTTAACAATTACCGATGTTTTTGAAGCTCTTGAAGCTAACAATCAAAATACTGGTGGAGCATACATTGAAAAGAACCATCAAGCCAATTTTATTCGTGGAGAAGGTTTGGTGCGTAGTTTAGAGGATATTAAAAAGATTACCGTTAAAAACACAAACAATATTCCAATTACCGTAGGCGACATTGCTACGGTACAATTTGGTGCTGCCATTCGTTATGGAGCTTTAACCCAAGATGGAGAAGGCGAAGTAGTTGGTGGTTTGGTTATGATGCTTAAAGGCGCTAATTCAAACGATGTTATTGAGAATGTAAAAGTGCGAATGGCTCAAATTGAAGAGTCATTACCAGAAGGTGTCATTATCGAACCATTATTAGACCGAAGCAAATTAATAGCAGAAACGACCTCAACGGTTGCTACCAATCTAATTGAAGGGGCATTAATAGTGATATTTGTTCTTATTTTCTTATTAGGTAATTGGCGTGGTGGTTTAATAGTAGCTTCAACAATTCCATTATCTCTATTATTCGCATTTATACTAATGAATGTGTTTGATGTTTGGGCTAACTTAATGAGTCTGGGAGCAATAGATTTCGGAATTATTGTCGATGGTGCTGTGATTATTGTAGAAAGTACCGTTTTCCTAATTGCTTCGCAAGTTCTAAAGAAAAGGAAATTGACATCCAAAGAGCGAGATGGTGTTGCTGCAAACGCTTCAAAAAAAATGATGAATGCTGCCTTTTTCGGTCAGCTGATTATTTTAATTGTATTTCTGCCAATACTGGCATTAGAAGGTATAGAAGGAAAAATGTTTAAACCAATGGCATTGACCTTTATTTTCGCAATGATTGGTGCAATGGTACTTTGTTTAACCTACGTTCCAATGATGTCTGCACTTATTTTAAGAGCGCCAAAGTCAGACAAAAAATCTTATGGCGATAAATTCGTGCATTGGGTAGAACGTAAATACCAACCACTATTAGAAAAAGCTTTAAAGAAAGGAAAATTAATAATTGGTGTTTCTGTTGTCTTATTTGGTATTGCAGTTTTTATGTTTACAAGAATGGGTGGCGAATTTATTCCACAACTCGATGAGGGTGACATTGCATTTCACGCCATTTTAAAACCCGGAAGCTCGCTTACAGAAACGATTGAAACAACCACAAAAATTGAACAAATTGTAAAAGCAAAGTTTCCAGAAGTTGAAAAAATTGTAAGTCGAATTGGTGTTGCCGAAATTCCAACCGATCCAATGCCAATGGATTTAGCAGATGTATTTGTAATACTGAAACCAAAAGGTGAATGGACAACCGTTGAGACAAAAGATGAACTCATCGAAAAAATGAAAGAATCAGTGGAAATAATTCCTGGTGTGAATTATGAGTTTACGCAACCAATTGAAATGCGTTTTAACGAATTGCTTGAAGGTGTTAGAGAAGATATAGCTATTAAACTTTATGGAGAAGATATAAATGTATTGTCTCAAAAAACAGAAGAAATATCTAAAATTATTGCAGGTACTGATGGTATTGGAGATATGAAAGCGGAAGCTACAACTGGTTTACCGCAAATGACAATTACTTATAACAGAAGTAAATTGGCACAATACGGACTTCAAATAAACACGTTAAATCAAATTGTGCAATCAGCTTTTGCAGGAGGAATAGCAGGAACTATTTTTGAAGGCGAAAAACGATTTGATTTGGTGGTTAGGTTAAGTTCTCATAATCGTAAAGACATAACAGATGTGCAAAATTTGTTTATCAACTTACCTTCTGGTGCACAGATTCCACTTCGCGAAGTAGCTGATGTAAGTTACAAAGCAGGTCCAATGCAAATAAGTAGAGATAACACCAATAGAAGAACTTATGTAGGTATTAATGTAAGAGGTCGTGATGTAAAATCGTTAGTAGGCGAAATTAAAACTAAATTAGATGCACAATTAGAACTACCTTCTGGTTATTTTATTCGTTATGGTGGTGCTTTTGAAAATTTAGAACGTGCCAGTAACCGTTTACAAACTGTCGTTCCTATTGCCTTGTTACTCATTTTTGTACTGATATATTTTGCACTAAAATCGTTACCACAAACCTTAATGATTTACATCGCTATCCCAATGGCAACCATTGGTGGTGTTGTGGCATTGTGGTTACGAGATATGCCTTTTAGTATTTCGGCAGGTGTTGGTTTTATTGTTCTGTTTGGTGTTGCGGTTTTAAACGGATTAGTAATGATTAGTGGACTTAACGAATTAAAAGAAGAAGGAGTAACCAATCTAAAAGATAGAATAATAGAAGGTACAAAGCGAAGAATTAGACCTATTATGTTAACAGCTTTTACAGATGTTTTAGGCTTTTTACCTATGGCAATTTCAGCATCAGCTGGTGCAGAAGTTCAGCGTCCTTTAGCAACTGTTGTAATTGGTGGTTTATTAACCTCTACATTATTAACATTATTCGTTTTACCTATATTATATCATTGGGTAGAAAACAAATCATTCAATTTTAGAACTGACAAAAAAGTAATAACAGTTACTGCTATGGTAGCTTTTATGTTTTTGTTGCCAATAACAGGTAACGCACAACAAATAAACGATTCGTTACCTAATATTTCAATGCAAGAAGCTGTGAAATTGGCTAAAGAAAACTATCCAAGTCTAAAACAACGACAGCTTGAAATTGATAAGCAACAACAATTAAAAGAAACTGCTTTCGATTTTGGTACTACTCAAATTTTTACTGGTGGCGAAGAAATTAACAATGGCACAGGTATTTATACAACTATAGGTGTTGGTCAATCAAATATAGACGTGTTTGGTATTTCGCCAAAGAGAAAATTACAGGAGCAACGTATTCAGTTAGCCCAAAAAGCCTTTCAGCTTTCAGAATTAGATTTAGAATTGGAAGTTAAAAAGGCGTGGGCAAATGCCTTACAGAGTAAAAGAAAATATAATTTATACAAAGAGTTAGATTCTATTTATACCAACTTTGAAAAAGCAGTTGCATTAAATTATGAAGTAGAAGCTATTTCGCGGTTAGAATATTCGGCTGCCAAAAATCAAGCCTTACAAATTCAGAATAAATTTATGCAATCAAAAAGTGAATATGCTATTGCATTACAACAATTAAATCTATGGTTAGTTTCTAATGAATTTTATACAGTTTCAGATGAAATTGATATAGAGAGCGAAATAAATGTAGAATCCTTTAGTTTAGAAGCACATCCGTTGTATACTATTTCTCAACTTCAAGTCACAGAAGCAGAAGCAAACTATAGAGCTGCCAAAGCCGAAAATTTACCAAAGTTCAACCTTCAAGGTGGCTTGCAAAAAGTAAATGGAAATTCTGGATTTTACACCTATCAAGCTGGTATTTCCATTCCGTTTTTATCTGGTACAACAAAAGCACAAGTTAGAACAGCAAAAATTGATAGACAAATTGCCGAATCAAATATGCAGTTCAAACAAAAGGAAGTACAATCTAAATTTAATCAAACTAAAGAAAATTACCAAAAATGGAAAACATCTTGGCTGTTCTATAAGAATGAAGTATTACCACTTATTAAAGAACAAAAAACAGGTGCTTTGTTTGCATATAGAGAAGGAGAGATTGATTACACAGCGTTTACACAACTTATAAAAGAAGCTATTCAATCAGAACTGGAAGCACAAACAGCGTTAGCAAACTATTTAGAAAGTACATTTCAATTACAATATTTTAATCAATAA